A part of Anolis sagrei isolate rAnoSag1 chromosome 3, rAnoSag1.mat, whole genome shotgun sequence genomic DNA contains:
- the TMEM129 gene encoding E3 ubiquitin-protein ligase TM129, whose product MESPAATFTLAYVVLAVCFVFPPNEFHSAGLTVPNLLGGWLGSEDAAFVQYHLRRGTGTLLAHALLPLGYYIGMCFAAPEKQLCSFHQTPEGWKFFFLIAVLAPTFAGILAYYWSQNGWSNHPLVKTISLYALPQSDWKAVASSINTEFRRIDKFATGAPGARVIVTDTWIMKVTTYCLHIAQQRDIFLTVVESRQHELLPDSNMPAQFLTIRVSSVNPNVKTFDIRLNSSEYGELREKLHAPIRNAANVVIHQSLSDLFLETFTSLVEMNQTYSVPSNQELDPCIGCMQTNANIKLVKSCQEPNEGECQQCYCRPMWCLTCMGKWFASRQDQQHPETWLSSHVPCPTCRAKFCILDVCVLR is encoded by the exons ATGGAGAGCCCCGCGGCCACGTTCACGTTGGCCTACGTGGTCCTGGCTGTGTGCTTCGTGTTCCCCCCGAACGAGTTCCACTCGGCCGGCCTGACGGTGCCGAACCTGCTGGGCGGCTGGCTGGGCAGCGAGGACGCGGCCTTCGTGCAGTACCACCTGCGGCGGGGCACCGGCACCCTCCTGGCCCACGCCCTCCTGCCCCTCG GCTATTATATTGGCATGTGTTTTGCAGCACCTGAGAAACAACTATGCAGTTTTCATCAGACTCCTGAAGGCTGGAAGTTCTTCTTCTTGATAGCAGTTCTTGCCCCTACATTTGCTGGTATCTTAGCATATTACTGGTCACAAAATGGTTGGAGTAACCACCCACTGGTCAAGACAATTTCCCTTTATGCCCTCCCACAGTCAGACTGGAAGGCCGTGGCTTCTTCTATCAACACAGAATTCAGGAGGATTGACAAGTTTGCTACTGGTGCCCCAGGAGCAAGAGTAATTGTTACAGACACTTGGATCATGAAAGTGACTACATACTGCTTACACATTGCCCAGCAGCGGGACATCTTTCTGACAGTGGTGGAGTCCAGACAGCACGAACTCTTGCCAGATTCAAATATGCCTGCGCAGTTCCTCACAATCCGTGTTTCCAGTGTTAATCCTAATGTGAAAACTTTTGATATCCG GCTTAATTCATCAGAATATGGGGAACTACGAGAGAAGCTTCATGCTCCCATCCGTAATGCTGCTAATGTGGTAATTCATCAGAGTCTCAGTGACTTGTTtctggaaacctttacctctctTGTAGAGATGAATCAGACATACTCTGTTCCAAGCAATCAG GAGCTAGACCCATGCATTGGATGTATGCAGACGAATGCAAATATCAAACTTGTGAAAAGCTGTCAAGAACCAAACGAAGGGGAGTGTCAACAATGCTACTGCCGCCCTATGTGGTGCCTTACTTGCATGGGCAAATGGTTTGCCAGCCGACAGGATCAGCAGCACCCAGAGACGTGGCTATCAAGTCATGTGCCTTGTCCCACCTGCCGAGCCAAATTCTGCATTTTGGATGTCTGTGTTTTACGATAA